GCGCGGGAAGGGCCGGCGCGGCGCGGGAGGGGTCGGTTCCACGGTCATGGGGCGGTCCTGGTGGTCTCGGGGTGGTCCTGCTCGGGGTGGTCCTGGTCGTCCCGGGGTGAGCCTGGGCGACTCGGGGGCTTCAGAGGTGGGTGCCCGGGGGGTTCGGGCGGGCCAGGCCCAGGTCGTAGGCGAGGATCGTGGCCTGGACGCGGTCGCGCAGGCCGAGTTTGCGGAGCAGGGCGTTGACGTGGGACTTCACGGTGCCGACGGTGATGCCGAGTTCCTCGGCGATCTCCGCGTTGGTGAGTCCGGTGGCGACCAGGGCGAGGACGCCTCGCTGGCTGTCGGTCAGGGTGTCGAGGGCACGGAGGCTGCCGGCGTCCGCCGTCGCCGGCGTCGTGCCGGACGCGTAGTGGCCGATGAGGCGACGGGTCGCGGACGGGGCGAGCACACTCTCGCCGGCGGCCACCACCCGGATGCCGGCCAGCAGTTCGGCGGCGTGCACGTCCTTGAGGAGGAAGCCGGAGGCGCCGGCGCGCAGGGCGTCGAAGACGTACGCGTCGAGGTCGAAGGTGGTCAGGACGAGGACGCGGGGCGCGTCGTCCCGGCCGGTGATGATGCGGGTCGCGGCGATGCCGTCCAGTTGGGGCATCCGTACGTCCATGACGACGACGTCCGGTGCCAGCTCCTCGGCCAGCCGCACCGCTTCGGCGCCGTCGGCGGCCTCACCGACGACCGTCATGTCCTCCTCCGCGTCGATCACGGCGGCGAATCCCGCCCGTACGATGCCCTGGTCGTCGACGACCAGCACCCTGAGGCTCATCCGTCACTTCCCTCTTCGTCCTCTGTCGCGTCGCCCTGCTGCGGAACCGGTGCCGCGGCGAGCGGCAGCCGAAGGTGGACCGTGTCCGGACCGCCGGTGGTCAGGGTGCCGCCGAGCGGCGCGACGCGGGCCGTCAGCCGCTCCCGTACGGCGGTGCGCGCGGCGCGCGGCACCCCGGTGGCGGTGAGCGTCAACGTACCGTCGTCCGCGTCGAATTCGAGCATCGCGGGTTGGTCGCCACCGGCCGCGAGGATCGTTTCGGCGGCGTGGTAGGCGGCCAGATCGACGGCCGTGGGCAGGCGCTCGGGCACCCGGTCGGTCAGCCTTATCCGGACGTCGCGGCCGGTGGCCCGGCTCTGGTGGGCGAGCAGGTCGAGGGCCTGGAGGGTGGGCTGCGGACGGCGGGCGGGGTCCGCGCCGCGTTCGCCGTCGCGGACGGTGTCGAGCAGGGCGCGCATCGCGGCGAGGGCCTCGCGGGCGCGGTCCGCGACCGCGTCGAGCCGGCCCGCCCGTGCCTCCACGACCATGTCGGCGGTCCGGGACAGCACGGTCGTCTCCAGGCCCGCCGCGATCCGCCGCCGCTCGGCCCACGCGTCCCGCACGGCCTCCTCGGTCCACACGGCGACCCGCTCGTCCCGCGCCCCCCGGGCGTCCCTCTCCCGCCGCCCGCGCACCACCCCACCCCACACGGCACCCCCCACCACGACCGTCACCCCACCGCACACCGCGACCCCGACCACCCACACGGAAACCCCGGTCCCCCGCCCGACCACGGCGACGACCCCGGCGAGGCTGTGCGCGACCACGGCCGCGAGCGGAAACACCACCGACTCGCGCATCCCGTGCGGAACGCCGCGCGCCGCGCCGTCCGCCGCGCTCGCCCTGCCCGCCGCCTCCGCCGCCCGCTCCGTCGTGGCCGTGGCTGTCGTGGGTTCCGTGGCTGTCGTGGGTTCCGTGGCTGCCCGGTGGTCCTCCGCGATCCTGCGTGCCGTCCGGGTCGCGAGGGCCGCGCAGGTGGTGAGGAGGCTCAGGGCCGGGGGGAGAAGGGGTGGGCCGGTGTAGTGGGCCGTGGTCATGGCCAGGGGCCACAGGAGGGGGAGGGCGAGGAGGGCGGTGAGAGCGGTCCGGGGGGCGCGGGGGAGCCACAGCAGCGTGAGGGCCTGGGCCGCGGCGAGCAGGGCGAAGAGGGTGCCGGGGGAGGCCTGTTCGGTGGCCGTGGCGGTGTCCGGGCGGATGACCAGCGCCGGGAGCAGGGGCTGCAGGACGAGTCCGACCGCGGCCACCAGCTGCGCCACCCGGTAGCCGCGCGGGAACGCCGCCTCCACCGGCGCCGCCGTCCGGCCGGGCAGCGCCGCCCGGATCTCCCAACCGCCCTCCCCCGTCGGCCCGCTGGTCAGCGTTCCGCCCGCCTCCCGCGCCCGCGAGCGCAGGAAGCCCTGGCCGCGCCCGCCCCCGAGGCCCGAGGCGTGCGCCGTCGTCCCGGCGGGCGGCGCCGCGCTCGTGACCACGACGTCCGTGCGGGCGTCGCCGTAGCGCACCCGCACCCGGGTGTGCGCGCCCGGCGCGTACCGGGCCACGTTGGTCAGGCCCTCGCGCACGATGCCGTACGCCGCGTCCGCGACGGCCCCGTCCGGCAGGGGGTCGATCTCGCAGTCGATCCGCTGGTCGAGGCGGCGGAACCCGGCGACCAGGTCCAGCAGCCGTTCCTCCGGCGACGGCAGGTCCTCCCGGGAGGGCGCCGGTGCCCGCACCGCACCGAGCGCACGGGTGACCTCCTGGCCGGTCTCGACGGCGAACTCCAGTGCCTCTCCGGCCAGTTCGGGCCGCTGGTCACGCAGTCCGAGCGCGGCCCCCGCCGTGACGACGACAGCCGTCAGGTGGTGGGCGCTGACATCATGCAACTCCCGTTCCATCCGCCGCCGTTCGGCCGCCGGCAGCCGATGCCGCTCCGACTCGGCCCGCTTCAGCCGCTGCTCGGCCGCCCACCGTGCGCGCCGGGACCGCCGTACGAGGAGACCGGCGCCGCAGACGGTGGCGTACAGCAGGGCGGTGAGGACGACGTCGAGGCCGGCGCGGTCGCTGAGGCCGTGCAGGCTGATCTGCTGGAGGAACTGCCAGGTGGCGAGCGCCACCGCGCACAACACGGCGGTGAAGGTGTCGCGTTCGGTCGCCACGGTGTACAGGGCCAGCGCGACGCCCGCCGTGCCGAGCAGGGCCGTCGCCCCGACGGGCAGCGGGCCCGCGCCCAGCGCGCACGCGACGGCGACCACGACGAGGGCGGCCACCGGGCGACTGCGGCGCAGCGCCAGCGCGGCCGTCACGACTCCGGCGACCAGGGCCGCCACCAGCAGGGCCGCCCCGCTCGGGACGGTCCCACGCACCAGTGCCGCCCCGGGCCACACCACGGCCTGGGCGACGATCAACAGGACCGGGAGCAGCCGGTCGTCCTCTGTCCGCATCATGGCGCCCCCAGGCTAGAGCGGAGCCGACCCGCCCCGAGTCCGGCTGAAGACCGAGGTCCTCCTCGTACCTGGGTTATAGGCGCCGACG
The DNA window shown above is from Streptomyces akebiae and carries:
- a CDS encoding sensor histidine kinase, which produces MRTEDDRLLPVLLIVAQAVVWPGAALVRGTVPSGAALLVAALVAGVVTAALALRRSRPVAALVVVAVACALGAGPLPVGATALLGTAGVALALYTVATERDTFTAVLCAVALATWQFLQQISLHGLSDRAGLDVVLTALLYATVCGAGLLVRRSRRARWAAEQRLKRAESERHRLPAAERRRMERELHDVSAHHLTAVVVTAGAALGLRDQRPELAGEALEFAVETGQEVTRALGAVRAPAPSREDLPSPEERLLDLVAGFRRLDQRIDCEIDPLPDGAVADAAYGIVREGLTNVARYAPGAHTRVRVRYGDARTDVVVTSAAPPAGTTAHASGLGGGRGQGFLRSRAREAGGTLTSGPTGEGGWEIRAALPGRTAAPVEAAFPRGYRVAQLVAAVGLVLQPLLPALVIRPDTATATEQASPGTLFALLAAAQALTLLWLPRAPRTALTALLALPLLWPLAMTTAHYTGPPLLPPALSLLTTCAALATRTARRIAEDHRAATEPTTATEPTTATATTERAAEAAGRASAADGAARGVPHGMRESVVFPLAAVVAHSLAGVVAVVGRGTGVSVWVVGVAVCGGVTVVVGGAVWGGVVRGRRERDARGARDERVAVWTEEAVRDAWAERRRIAAGLETTVLSRTADMVVEARAGRLDAVADRAREALAAMRALLDTVRDGERGADPARRPQPTLQALDLLAHQSRATGRDVRIRLTDRVPERLPTAVDLAAYHAAETILAAGGDQPAMLEFDADDGTLTLTATGVPRAARTAVRERLTARVAPLGGTLTTGGPDTVHLRLPLAAAPVPQQGDATEDEEGSDG
- a CDS encoding response regulator — encoded protein: MSLRVLVVDDQGIVRAGFAAVIDAEEDMTVVGEAADGAEAVRLAEELAPDVVVMDVRMPQLDGIAATRIITGRDDAPRVLVLTTFDLDAYVFDALRAGASGFLLKDVHAAELLAGIRVVAAGESVLAPSATRRLIGHYASGTTPATADAGSLRALDTLTDSQRGVLALVATGLTNAEIAEELGITVGTVKSHVNALLRKLGLRDRVQATILAYDLGLARPNPPGTHL